In one Silene latifolia isolate original U9 population chromosome 10, ASM4854445v1, whole genome shotgun sequence genomic region, the following are encoded:
- the LOC141609156 gene encoding mitochondrial import inner membrane translocase subunit TIM17-3-like isoform X2, which yields MRTPAPPSGTPCPYKIIQETGLCFAAGLLGGTAYHFIYGARTSPRGHKLLGAIQTMRMNAPRTAARLGTWGALYGALECGMHYLRHKKDPWNSTTAAAVTCGLFEVRRGVWPVVRSAVSGAGLAALFEGSLIFGDRLMLMLAMRKDTTVNYPKFPAASMEGGAAGGGGEKEEIGFDLLLGEVGTKVLESFDTAGV from the coding sequence ATGAGAACACCAGCACCACCCTCAGGAACACCATGCCCATACAAAATCATCCAGGAGACCGGTCTCTGTTTCGCAGCTGGCCTACTTGGCGGCACTGCCTACCACTTCATCTACGGCGCCAGAACCTCCCCACGCGGCCATAAACTCCTCGGCGCCATTCAAACCATGCGTATGAATGCACCAAGGACCGCTGCAAGGTTGGGCACGTGGGGAGCACTTTACGGCGCCTTGGAGTGTGGGATGCACTATCTCCGCCACAAGAAAGACCCCTGGAATTCCACTACTGCTGCAGCCGTTACTTGCGGGTTGTTTGAGGTTCGCCGTGGTGTTTGGCCTGTCGTTAGGTCAGCTGTCTCTGGGGCTGGTTTAGCAGCGTTGTTTGAGGGGTCTCTCATTTTTGGGGATCGTCTTATGTTAATGTTGGCCATGCGTAAGGACACTACTGTGAATTATCCTAAGTTTCCGGCGGCGTCGATGGAGGGTGGTGCTGCTGGTGGTGGTGGGGAGAAGGAAGAGATTGGGTTTGACTTGCTTTTGGGTGAGGTTGGGACTAAGGTTTTGGAGAGCTTTGATACTGCCGGAGTTTGA